ttttatttcaacttaaaatctcaagagatacattgttgacgttactgttaaaaatgcacttccaataaagtgagtgttggccaaaacggttgtcatttctattttgagacggcaggggtgttgtcaaGTCgacaactgctgaatgtaactaataaagtaacttgtaatcttacttagttacttttaaaatcaagcaatctgtaaagtaactaagttactttttaaaggagtaatcagtaatcagattactttttcaaagtaactgtggcaacactgcatGAGCGAAATGGCTTCTAgaacaagttaaaaaaaatggggGGGTGACTAGATTTTGTCCTTTAGGAATTGATTAGATGGTTGTGGTTTGATattgctgtgatgtcatgtttgacaggttgtcccgccctAATGTCAGTAAAtgcgtcatcagagaagagaagtcATTGCAAGAGGGAGGAGGAAGTTTTTTTGATTAAAGATAATGAGGGCACATTCATTTATAAAACATGCAAAATACTGATGTGCACAGATAAATTATTCATGATAAATACTGCAAAATTCCATAAACAGTACGATTTGtatattttgatttcatggtgactttaataaCCTCCTGTTTTACATTACCTGTGCGTAGGGGTTCTGTTGAGGGTAGGGACTTCTCACAGGGTAGACGGCAGCAGGGTAGGGGTTGGGTGATGAGGAATAGGGAGGTACAGCACCTGTTGTTGGGGAGCAGGACATTTTAAAAGGGGTCCCGGGAGCATAACCTGTAGGGATGACAATACATTTGAAGATATAAAGCAATTTTGAAGATAAAAAGCAAATTTGCAACATTGCTTTTAAAAAATGAGCATCACATCAGAACTGACACCATGGATAAAAAATGGTTGGATAAAATAAAGCACCACCCTATATTTTTCTTAAACATCCAGTTTCAACTGGACATATGCAATTTTGTAGCAATACACTGAAATcagcaaacaaaaatataaatacaatgaATTTTCTGCAAATATTTAGGGGAGGTCACAAATCAGCAATCGAAACTGATGTTTAGCAATTCTCTGatggtgtgtgttcagtgtctatttgcaaacaaaatgtggATAAGCTACAACAGGAGTGTGGATCGAATCCAATATTTTAATCAATCTTCGTTTGACGAACTGGGATTTTGTAGTTTATGCATGAACAATGTATGCCTACCATCCATTAATCACAATATGCTTTGTTACTTTTGAAATGAAAAAGTCTGAGTCTGATTGTGTCAATTTtataatgaaattcaaacaataaatgttgtttAGATGCTATTTATTGTGGCAAGGCAGACTTCATTAACATATgaattattgttttgtttttttacaaaaccTGTTGtctttattatttaatgtatgtttggATAAATCTGTCAAGAAAACCAGAATTTATTACagccaccatttaaatgttaataacAATAACCTGGGAGTAGAAACATAACTATAGACCTATTATTAAAAAGTTGATATAAAACTGccttacattacatttatgcatttggcagacgcttttatccaaagcgacttacactgcattcaaggtacacatttttacataggtacacattttcacatttaaattttACACATGCAATTTAAATGTGTATACAACATTGCATAAAATGTATGTGAATAACTTGATTATCACATCAAATGTATTTTcagtttgtctaaattaaaactataatttcggtttcagtgtttctgtaaaaaatacaGTGCACCAATAAAGATTACAAAAGCAAAATGGATAGTAAATATCATTTCAAGCTGGCTGACTTTAAGCTGTACTGTttagttaaaggcacaatatgcagtttttcgcttattcaaaacaaaggtgtagcttgatgacacAGATATCTATGGAGTTGtcatcttcacctcacagccggtggaaaagaatcgggacgGGGCGcgagcagaaatcatgttcatgggtGAGATTTACTAATCTAATTAACATTACAGTAGTATGAAGCGGAGCAGGGCGAGTGTTATGGGAGCTGAATGAGGTCGCGTGGCACACGGCTCAAAGGCAGTggaacttttattatgccacagacgACTGCTTCTGCTTCTTTCACTCCTGTTtatgtggggtaacgcagcACTGCTTTATCATacaagtgtgttgaaaattatattCTAACGTTACTCTGTGTTCTCTCGGTGGCTGAGATACTTGTTGCACACTACAGTAAGCTAGATCAATAttaaaatatcatattaataaatgctgtatggATTGTTTTGCTAAATGGTGTGCActtaattttaaaacattatttctctggatttggAAATTGGAAATATTTGGGAGTACATAAGTCAAACAATATATaactgttctagtggttttgggatatattaatcaaaaaattgtatatattgtgcctttaagactCAGAATGTTAATGAAAAACACTGCAAAGAACTGCACAAGAACCTAACCCTAACTCCATTAACTTCTTAAAACATACCAAAAATTAAAACCTCAGAAAATATTTATTGGCTGAGTGAAGGAGAGCCATTTAATAACTCATTGCACCATGAATGAACAGTTGTATTttggcaacaacaaaaaaagtaaaattggAGTGTGGACTTCCTTTACCTGTAGAAAAGGCTTGATTAGCACCAGGGTACATGCTGGGGGAGTACGCTGGAGCTGCGGCGGCATAACCCACAGGAAATCCTGCTGCAAGAAGTCCAGtagaaagaaggaaaaaaaaatcacagcaataaagaaaaacaacaaagacAATGCGCTTAATTACATATAGTGTGAAAATTCCAAACACTTCCTATTGATTGCATGCAAGTGAGACAGAGCTCTTCTCTGGTTACCTGGGTATCCTATTCCTTTAGGGTTGGCATAAGGAACCCCTGATGACGCAGGGCTGTAAACAGGGTTCATGGTGTTTATCTTTCAGAACCTTTGAAGAGGAAGACAGCAGAGGACATTACatacaattttatatatatataagtttgtgtttacataatgtgtgtaccgtataattattatataaatacgaacacacacatatatattataataaaaaaaaaaaatatatatatatatatatatatatatatatatatatatatatatatatatatatatatatataataaaatataatatctaTATTGTACATTCAAAATAATCAATTTTGGTCAGGacaacaaaaagaaagaaaaaacctTTGCCAATGTTCTATTTTATCAGTCACGTGTAACAGGTACTTTATAATAAATGCAGTCGCTCAATACCCTCAACTGGACCTGTCAAACCTATCCAGAAATTTCGAATTTATAAAAACAAAGGATGTGTTCAATTGCGCGCTTATGTCAGATGCAACGTGTTTGGTGTTTCTTCTGGTTATGTTCGAGTGCAGCCGAGATAAACACGCACCAAAACACAAAGCAATGCAATCAGGTGCGCATAACGCATCGCATTCAATGCCTCTGCCTCAGTGCCTCCTCTGAAACACAAGTGTGCTTTTCAATTAGCCTGAAGTCCCGATTGTAAACTG
This DNA window, taken from Pseudorasbora parva isolate DD20220531a chromosome 24, ASM2467924v1, whole genome shotgun sequence, encodes the following:
- the fam168b gene encoding myelin-associated neurite-outgrowth inhibitor isoform X4, whose amino-acid sequence is MNPVYSPASSGVPYANPKGIGYPAGFPVGYAAAAPAYSPSMYPGANQAFSTGYAPGTPFKMSCSPTTGAVPPYSSSPNPYPAAVYPVRSPYPQQNPYAQQGTYYTQPLYAAPPHVIHHTTVVQPNGMPAAMYAPPIPPPRPNGVAMGMVGGTTMAMSAGTLLTTHSPTPVAPHPSMPTYRPSATPTYSYVPPQW
- the fam168b gene encoding myelin-associated neurite-outgrowth inhibitor isoform X1, with amino-acid sequence MNPVYSPASSGVPYANPKGIGYPGLLAAGFPVGYAAAAPAYSPSMYPGANQAFSTGYAPGTPFKMSCSPTTGAVPPYSSSPNPYPAAVYPVRSPYPQQNPYAQQQGTYYTQPLYAAPPHVIHHTTVVQPNGMPAAMYAPPIPPPRPNGVAMGMVGGTTMAMSAGTLLTTHSPTPVAPHPSMPTYRPSATPTYSYVPPQW
- the fam168b gene encoding myelin-associated neurite-outgrowth inhibitor isoform X6 is translated as MNPVYSPASSGVPYANPKGIGYPGLLAAGFPVGYAAAAPAYSPSMYPGANQAFSTGYAPGTPFKMSCSPTTGAVPPYSSSPNPYPAAVYPVRSPYPQQNPYAQQQGTYYTQPLYAAPPHVIHHTTVVQPNGMPAAMYAPPIPPPRPNGVAMGMVGGTTMAMSAGQKMVDMHSHCPVFYNWS
- the fam168b gene encoding myelin-associated neurite-outgrowth inhibitor isoform X5 yields the protein MNPVYSPASSGVPYANPKGIGYPGFPVGYAAAAPAYSPSMYPGANQAFSTGYAPGTPFKMSCSPTTGAVPPYSSSPNPYPAAVYPVRSPYPQQNPYAQQQGTYYTQPLYAAPPHVIHHTTVVQPNGMPAAMYAPPIPPPRPNGVAMGMVGGTTMAMSAGTLLTTHSPTPVAPHPSMPTYRPSATPTYSYVPPQW
- the fam168b gene encoding myelin-associated neurite-outgrowth inhibitor isoform X3 yields the protein MNPVYSPASSGVPYANPKGIGYPAGFPVGYAAAAPAYSPSMYPGANQAFSTGYAPGTPFKMSCSPTTGAVPPYSSSPNPYPAAVYPVRSPYPQQNPYAQQQGTYYTQPLYAAPPHVIHHTTVVQPNGMPAAMYAPPIPPPRPNGVAMGMVGGTTMAMSAGTLLTTHSPTPVAPHPSMPTYRPSATPTYSYVPPQW
- the fam168b gene encoding myelin-associated neurite-outgrowth inhibitor isoform X2, whose translation is MNPVYSPASSGVPYANPKGIGYPGLLAAGFPVGYAAAAPAYSPSMYPGANQAFSTGYAPGTPFKMSCSPTTGAVPPYSSSPNPYPAAVYPVRSPYPQQNPYAQQGTYYTQPLYAAPPHVIHHTTVVQPNGMPAAMYAPPIPPPRPNGVAMGMVGGTTMAMSAGTLLTTHSPTPVAPHPSMPTYRPSATPTYSYVPPQW